A single window of Sphingobacteriales bacterium DNA harbors:
- a CDS encoding LysM peptidoglycan-binding domain-containing protein — MRTLYICCFLLISFINLHLNAQNFLIHKVKQGESLYAIAKKYAVTIDAIHKNNPSLSGNNLKIGTELRIPKKKTTPTTTKTTPTTTSTKNVNTPTKPNNNFDTILHQVKPKETMYSISKLYDVNIDDIKKWNKLSSSDLSYDAIIKIIKPKTTTVKSSSATAILNQEETKKIEEKINKKPTETTQNVTKPEIKKQETIKQEDIKTATTEVPKQDEENKQEVKLLPLSEQFATQKKENETVVKKATGAPMSTNDPSINNTFFALHKTAKVGSIIKIKNLENNKTSYAKVIGTLPDIDENKNVLIRLSLGVRKAINMGNSKAYLEMEFIE; from the coding sequence ATGCGTACATTATACATTTGTTGCTTTCTGCTTATATCATTTATTAACTTACACTTAAATGCTCAAAACTTTCTGATTCACAAGGTAAAACAAGGCGAATCACTCTATGCTATTGCAAAAAAATACGCAGTCACTATAGATGCTATTCACAAAAATAATCCATCATTGTCTGGTAATAATTTAAAAATAGGAACAGAACTAAGAATTCCAAAAAAGAAGACAACACCTACAACAACTAAAACGACTCCAACAACAACATCAACAAAGAATGTAAATACACCAACTAAACCAAATAATAATTTTGATACAATTTTACATCAAGTTAAGCCTAAAGAAACAATGTACAGCATTTCAAAATTATATGATGTAAATATTGATGATATTAAAAAATGGAATAAGTTGTCAAGCTCAGATTTAAGTTATGATGCCATTATAAAAATTATAAAACCTAAGACAACAACAGTTAAAAGTAGTTCTGCAACAGCAATACTAAACCAAGAAGAAACAAAGAAAATTGAAGAAAAAATAAATAAAAAACCTACAGAAACAACTCAAAATGTTACAAAACCAGAGATAAAAAAACAGGAAACAATAAAACAAGAAGACATAAAAACAGCCACGACTGAAGTGCCTAAGCAAGATGAAGAAAATAAACAAGAAGTAAAATTATTACCATTATCTGAACAATTTGCAACACAAAAAAAAGAAAATGAAACTGTAGTTAAAAAAGCAACTGGTGCTCCAATGAGTACTAATGATCCAAGTATAAATAACACATTTTTTGCATTGCATAAAACAGCAAAAGTTGGTAGTATAATAAAAATAAAAAACTTAGAGAATAATAAAACAAGCTACGCAAAAGTAATTGGCACTTTGCCAGATATTGACGAAAATAAAAATGTACTGATTAGATTGTCATTGGGTGTGCGAAAAGCAATAAACATGGGCAATAGCAAAGCATACTTAGAAATGGAATTTATAGAATAG
- the hemA gene encoding glutamyl-tRNA reductase: MKQYKVVTITHKTTKVNRLKDYLLTDDDDTDYPIHRVEQLKSTFQLTELLYLNTCNRVTLFFTCDYKLNEEFLERLFLFINPSLNKELIQLHVSKAMVYEGKDAIRHLFGVVASLDSLVVGEREILGQIKYAYQKAKEFNLSGDSIRLAIEQSIVFAKKIHTETKIGEKPISVVSLAYRSLLEKTLNPNSKIIIIGAGQTNNLMANLLVKNHYEQVTVYNRTLSKAEDLASRFKAGKAMPLESLPNHQESFDIIISCTGSNHTILHESIFNKIHPNNNKVTIVDLAVPQDIDKTITQLPFVEYIDIVSLEQKAKENLQFRKNEMYKAEAILEDFINTFAELVKERKLELALSNIPSEVKEIKTIALEKAFKKDIDTLDDYAKDILYKVMGYMEEKYTALPFKASKESLLNQFNA; the protein is encoded by the coding sequence GTGAAGCAATATAAAGTTGTAACCATAACGCACAAAACTACAAAAGTTAACAGATTGAAAGATTATCTGCTAACTGATGATGATGATACAGACTATCCAATCCATAGAGTAGAGCAATTAAAATCTACATTCCAATTAACAGAATTATTATACCTAAATACTTGCAATAGAGTTACTTTATTCTTTACTTGCGATTATAAATTGAATGAAGAATTTTTAGAAAGATTATTTTTATTCATAAATCCATCTTTAAACAAAGAACTAATACAATTACACGTTTCAAAAGCAATGGTGTATGAAGGCAAAGATGCCATCAGACATTTATTTGGTGTAGTTGCTTCTTTAGATTCTTTGGTTGTTGGCGAAAGAGAAATTTTAGGACAAATAAAATATGCTTATCAAAAAGCAAAAGAATTTAATTTGTCTGGCGATAGCATCAGATTAGCAATTGAACAATCTATCGTATTCGCAAAAAAAATTCATACAGAAACAAAAATTGGCGAAAAACCAATTTCAGTAGTGTCTTTAGCTTATCGTTCTTTGTTAGAAAAAACATTAAACCCAAATTCTAAAATTATCATTATAGGTGCTGGACAAACCAATAATTTGATGGCAAACCTTTTAGTGAAAAATCATTACGAACAAGTTACAGTGTACAATAGAACACTGAGCAAAGCAGAAGATTTAGCATCAAGATTTAAAGCAGGAAAAGCAATGCCATTGGAGTCATTGCCAAACCATCAAGAGTCGTTTGATATTATTATTTCATGCACTGGTTCAAATCACACAATTTTGCATGAATCTATATTTAATAAAATTCATCCAAACAACAATAAAGTAACTATTGTAGATTTGGCAGTACCACAAGATATCGACAAAACAATTACGCAACTTCCTTTTGTAGAATATATTGATATCGTTTCTTTAGAACAAAAAGCAAAAGAAAATTTACAATTCAGAAAAAATGAAATGTATAAAGCAGAAGCCATTTTGGAAGATTTTATCAACACATTTGCTGAGCTTGTAAAAGAAAGAAAACTAGAACTTGCATTGTCAAATATTCCATCAGAAGTAAAAGAAATAAAAACTATTGCTTTAGAAAAAGCATTCAAAAAAGATATCGATACATTAGATGATTATGCCAAAGATATCTTATACAAAGTGATGGGCTACATGGAAGAAAAATATACTGCATTACCATTTAAGGCATCTAAAGAAAGTTTGCTTAATCAATTTAATGCTTAA
- the hemC gene encoding hydroxymethylbilane synthase — protein MQKSTVIIGTRGSKLALWQANYTQNLLAQNNITSEIKIIQTKGDASQTWNTSFDKLEGKGFFTKELEEALLAQEIDLAVHSCKDLPTQFPLGLTIAAYSKRANPFDVLLINKQKVDISKTLSLQNNAIVGTSSSRRKAQLLAYRNDIEIKDIRGNVPTRIEKLRKGEFDAIVLAQAGIDRLEICTDDFFVFPLVSPMFVPAINKVFWLIKLEKTMKICNKFAHY, from the coding sequence TTGCAAAAATCAACAGTAATTATTGGAACAAGAGGTAGTAAACTTGCACTTTGGCAAGCAAATTACACTCAAAATTTATTGGCACAAAATAATATCACATCTGAGATAAAAATTATACAAACAAAAGGTGATGCTTCGCAAACTTGGAACACAAGTTTTGATAAATTAGAAGGAAAAGGTTTTTTTACCAAAGAACTTGAAGAAGCATTATTAGCACAAGAAATAGATTTAGCAGTACATTCTTGCAAAGATTTACCAACGCAATTTCCATTAGGATTAACAATCGCAGCATATTCAAAAAGAGCCAATCCTTTTGATGTTTTATTGATAAATAAACAAAAAGTAGATATCAGCAAAACACTTTCTTTGCAAAATAATGCAATAGTTGGCACATCAAGCTCAAGAAGAAAAGCACAACTATTAGCCTATAGAAATGATATTGAAATTAAAGATATAAGAGGCAATGTACCTACTCGAATTGAAAAGCTAAGGAAAGGCGAATTTGATGCTATTGTATTAGCACAAGCAGGCATTGATAGATTAGAAATTTGTACAGATGATTTTTTTGTATTTCCTTTAGTTTCACCAATGTTTGTTCCAGCAATCAACAAGGTATTTTGGCTTATCAAATTAGAGAAAACGATGAAAATATGCAACAAATTTGCACATTATTGA
- a CDS encoding aldehyde dehydrogenase family protein has product MQENSLNVTNAINGSILYSIEEQTPAQIKQYYQKANIVQNKIAKMSLADRLAEIEKINQYVMQYADVILDYIIAETGKARTDAFAAEVFEVCDVIDVYKKLAPKLLKDKDVPVPIFLMGKKSKQFFEPLGTILVITPWNFPFYQVIVPSMLAFIAGNATIVKPSEVTPLKPLWEHFFAHSGFMQDAIQIVFGGKSTGAALIAERPDKIHFTGSVNTGKKIAQLAAQDLIPVDLELGGKDASIVFDDVNFDRTINGIMWGAFTNAGQNCTGIERLYVQESIYDKFVAELVDKTKKLRVSNPNRDTSRPDECDVGAMTASFQVAIVEDHIEDALAKGARLLCGGIKEKGSMHIPPTILDNCTHEMKIASEETFGPTLAVMKFKTEEEAITLANDSIYGLGGSVWTKDKERGVRVARAIKTGNFCINNHMINEANPYLPFGGTKQSGIGRFKGEEGILTFCNHKSVFIDNMSKVVDPHWYPYTENKAKLLKNLMEAWFAKSRKYIKFAVNGLQIDAIGTKEQIK; this is encoded by the coding sequence ATGCAAGAAAATTCATTGAATGTTACAAATGCAATTAATGGCTCAATATTGTACAGTATTGAAGAGCAAACACCAGCGCAAATCAAACAATATTATCAAAAAGCAAATATTGTGCAAAATAAAATTGCTAAGATGTCACTTGCAGATAGATTAGCAGAAATAGAAAAAATCAATCAATATGTCATGCAATATGCAGATGTAATTTTAGATTATATCATTGCAGAAACAGGCAAAGCAAGAACAGATGCATTTGCAGCAGAAGTATTTGAAGTATGCGATGTGATTGATGTATATAAAAAATTAGCACCAAAATTATTGAAAGATAAAGATGTGCCAGTACCAATTTTTTTAATGGGAAAAAAATCTAAACAATTCTTCGAACCATTGGGTACAATCTTAGTTATCACACCTTGGAATTTTCCTTTTTATCAAGTAATTGTTCCAAGTATGTTAGCATTTATTGCAGGCAATGCAACTATTGTAAAACCATCAGAGGTAACACCATTAAAACCATTGTGGGAACATTTCTTTGCACATTCAGGTTTTATGCAAGATGCCATTCAAATTGTATTTGGCGGAAAATCTACAGGTGCAGCATTAATTGCAGAAAGACCAGATAAAATACATTTCACAGGTTCTGTGAACACAGGAAAGAAAATTGCACAATTAGCAGCTCAAGATTTAATTCCAGTTGATTTAGAACTCGGAGGAAAAGATGCATCAATTGTATTTGATGATGTAAATTTTGATAGAACTATTAATGGAATAATGTGGGGTGCATTTACCAATGCAGGACAAAACTGTACTGGGATAGAAAGATTATATGTGCAAGAATCTATTTACGATAAATTTGTGGCAGAATTAGTTGATAAAACTAAAAAACTTCGCGTTTCCAATCCAAATAGAGATACCTCAAGACCAGATGAATGTGATGTAGGAGCGATGACTGCATCTTTTCAAGTAGCTATTGTAGAAGATCATATTGAAGATGCATTAGCTAAAGGCGCACGTTTATTGTGTGGAGGAATTAAGGAAAAAGGTTCTATGCATATTCCACCAACTATTTTAGATAATTGTACACATGAGATGAAAATTGCATCAGAAGAAACTTTTGGACCAACGCTTGCAGTTATGAAATTTAAAACTGAAGAAGAAGCTATTACATTAGCCAATGATTCTATTTATGGATTAGGTGGTTCTGTATGGACAAAAGATAAAGAACGTGGTGTGCGTGTAGCACGTGCAATTAAAACAGGAAATTTCTGTATCAACAACCACATGATTAATGAAGCAAATCCATACTTACCATTTGGTGGTACCAAACAATCAGGAATTGGCAGATTTAAAGGTGAAGAAGGTATCCTAACTTTCTGCAATCACAAATCTGTATTTATTGATAATATGAGTAAAGTAGTAGATCCACATTGGTATCCATACACAGAAAATAAAGCAAAACTATTAAAGAATTTAATGGAAGCATGGTTTGCAAAATCAAGAAAATACATCAAGTTTGCTGTAAATGGCTTACAAATAGACGCAATAGGAACAAAAGAACAAATTAAATAA
- a CDS encoding nodulation protein NfeD, with amino-acid sequence MKTIQFFTLIFFLFVNIQANFAKEKNIYYLKLHAEIDKGAARLVKNAVDEAEKQKADYFLLDLNTFGGLLDAADEIRSKLLNTKIPTIVWINNNAASAGALISIACDSIYMIEGASIGAATVVNQDGERAPDKYQSYMRSLMRSTAETNGRNPKIAEAMVDEDVIVSGIKDTGKILTFTSQEALRYNYCNAIINSKSDILKLIDAHEKNIAEHKITAVDKIISILLNPFINSILIMMIIGGIYFELKAPGIGFPTIIAIIGAVAYFAPLYLEGLAANWEILIFVLGMLLVLLEIFVIPGFGITGIAGIILVIAGLTLSLINNTQYGLPNGIMDAIGSVLFRVTITLLVSFILLFAFGGSIFNFPILNKMVLSTDQKSEEGFTIKQQSQVALIGKIGAAISDLRPSGKVEIEDNIYDAIADAEFISKGEHVVVTKVEGYSIKVKRVKHS; translated from the coding sequence ATGAAAACAATCCAGTTCTTTACATTAATATTTTTTTTATTTGTTAATATTCAAGCAAATTTTGCAAAAGAAAAAAATATTTATTACTTAAAACTACATGCAGAAATTGACAAAGGTGCAGCAAGATTAGTAAAGAATGCTGTGGATGAAGCTGAAAAACAAAAAGCTGATTATTTTTTATTAGACTTAAATACATTTGGTGGTTTGCTAGATGCCGCTGACGAAATAAGAAGCAAACTATTAAATACAAAAATACCAACCATTGTTTGGATAAATAATAATGCTGCATCAGCTGGTGCATTGATTTCTATTGCATGTGATAGTATTTATATGATAGAAGGTGCAAGCATTGGCGCAGCAACTGTTGTCAATCAAGATGGTGAAAGAGCGCCAGACAAATATCAATCTTACATGCGATCATTAATGCGTAGCACAGCAGAAACCAATGGCAGAAATCCGAAAATTGCAGAAGCTATGGTTGATGAAGATGTTATTGTATCTGGAATTAAAGACACAGGAAAAATTCTGACGTTCACATCACAAGAAGCACTAAGATATAATTATTGCAATGCTATTATAAATTCAAAATCTGACATTTTGAAACTTATAGATGCACATGAAAAAAATATTGCTGAACATAAGATTACAGCAGTTGATAAAATCATTTCAATATTACTCAATCCATTTATCAATTCTATTTTAATTATGATGATAATTGGTGGTATTTATTTTGAGTTGAAAGCACCAGGCATTGGGTTTCCTACAATTATTGCCATCATTGGCGCAGTTGCTTATTTTGCACCTTTGTATTTGGAAGGTTTAGCTGCAAATTGGGAAATTTTAATTTTTGTTTTAGGTATGTTATTAGTATTGCTAGAAATATTTGTCATTCCAGGATTTGGTATAACAGGAATTGCTGGAATTATTTTAGTCATAGCTGGTTTGACTTTGAGTTTAATCAATAATACACAATATGGTTTGCCAAATGGAATTATGGACGCAATAGGTAGTGTATTATTTAGAGTAACAATAACATTACTTGTATCATTTATTTTACTATTTGCATTTGGTGGTTCTATATTTAATTTTCCAATACTCAACAAAATGGTGCTAAGCACTGACCAAAAATCTGAAGAAGGTTTTACAATAAAACAACAATCGCAAGTAGCATTGATAGGAAAAATTGGTGCTGCCATCTCAGACTTAAGACCATCTGGAAAAGTAGAAATTGAAGACAATATCTATGATGCTATTGCTGATGCTGAATTTATCAGCAAAGGCGAACATGTAGTAGTTACTAAAGTAGAAGGTTATTCTATTAAAGTAAAAAGAGTAAAACATAGTTGA
- the kdsB gene encoding 3-deoxy-manno-octulosonate cytidylyltransferase, with protein sequence MRILGIIPSRFASTRLPGKPLINIDGKTMIQRVYEQCTQAKLLNNVVVATDCSYIFNSIKHINGNVIMTSSSHENGTSRCIEVVKNLEEEYDYVVNIQGDEPFIQAEQIDELCNFIIEHKIEIATQIKKEYNLALNQQANIVKCITDDNVNAINFTRAEVHLKDNYFFKHIGIYAFRKDILIEIENLKPTENEMINNLEQLRWLDNNINIKVQLTSYSSKSIDIMSDLN encoded by the coding sequence TTGAGAATATTAGGCATTATACCATCAAGGTTTGCATCAACAAGATTACCTGGAAAACCATTAATCAATATTGATGGAAAAACGATGATACAACGTGTGTACGAACAGTGTACACAAGCAAAATTATTGAACAATGTTGTTGTAGCAACAGATTGTAGTTATATTTTTAATTCTATAAAACATATAAATGGCAATGTCATAATGACATCATCATCGCATGAAAATGGCACAAGTAGATGTATTGAAGTTGTGAAAAATTTAGAAGAAGAATATGACTATGTTGTGAATATACAAGGCGATGAACCTTTTATACAAGCTGAGCAAATTGATGAATTGTGTAATTTTATTATCGAGCATAAAATTGAAATTGCAACGCAAATAAAAAAAGAATATAACTTGGCATTGAACCAGCAAGCTAATATTGTAAAATGCATTACAGATGACAATGTAAATGCAATAAATTTTACTAGAGCAGAAGTACATTTAAAAGATAATTATTTTTTTAAGCACATTGGCATTTATGCTTTTAGAAAAGATATATTAATAGAAATAGAAAATTTAAAACCAACAGAAAATGAAATGATAAATAATTTAGAGCAACTACGTTGGTTAGATAATAATATTAATATCAAAGTGCAACTTACCAGCTATTCATCAAAAAGCATTGATATAATGAGTGATTTGAATTAA
- a CDS encoding trypsin-like peptidase domain-containing protein: protein MAISVKNYGNLKKTKSCTAIFVDNNSIIDTYDEKYKTLDTTTFGKKYNLLINSSLYNLPSIKNSLPTCFLISNNNGKKLIITARHVLEYGLIKTISSTLDELFTKISVVFGYDDMHNNHSIATKEIFKIVGVYNDTYNAKTNPHDFVILEIKDENNLLDKKQSSIQIGKLSETEIEIDNNIYTQGYPYGMPLYKSYGKLEAKETKKTGYYISSLSAFNGHSGSPVFNSNHEIIGIIFGGSGDFEYVKKKTNKKTEVFRKLKYRKFKLEKENGIYILPIKNIINYL from the coding sequence ATGGCAATTAGTGTTAAGAACTATGGAAACTTAAAAAAAACAAAAAGTTGTACAGCAATTTTTGTAGACAACAATAGTATCATTGATACCTATGACGAAAAATATAAAACACTTGATACTACTACTTTTGGCAAAAAGTATAATCTACTTATCAATTCATCCTTGTATAATTTACCATCAATAAAAAACAGCTTACCTACTTGCTTTCTTATTAGTAATAATAACGGTAAAAAACTTATCATTACAGCAAGACATGTATTAGAATATGGATTAATCAAGACTATATCATCTACTTTAGATGAGCTATTTACAAAAATTAGCGTTGTATTTGGTTATGATGATATGCATAATAATCATAGTATAGCAACAAAAGAAATATTTAAAATTGTAGGTGTATATAATGACACTTACAATGCAAAAACAAATCCGCATGATTTTGTTATTCTTGAAATTAAAGATGAAAATAATTTATTAGATAAAAAGCAAAGTTCTATTCAAATTGGGAAATTATCGGAAACAGAAATTGAAATCGATAATAATATTTATACTCAAGGATATCCGTATGGAATGCCATTATATAAAAGCTATGGTAAATTAGAAGCAAAAGAAACTAAAAAAACAGGTTATTACATTTCTAGTTTATCAGCATTTAATGGACATAGTGGTTCTCCTGTATTTAATTCCAATCATGAAATAATAGGAATTATTTTCGGCGGTAGTGGAGATTTTGAATATGTAAAAAAGAAAACTAATAAAAAAACAGAAGTATTTAGAAAACTCAAATATAGAAAGTTCAAATTAGAGAAAGAAAATGGCATATACATATTACCAATAAAAAATATAATTAATTATTTATAA
- a CDS encoding response regulator transcription factor: protein MLSEKINIIFNHLLEQNITSHTFDLSKDKQIILNYINKSTYKIILHDTTKFNLIIVNDALKTYLDLDSNFYHNNNLVSLYFNIIHINNFTTLGEVFKHIHQKSTNVLIMYLTISKDRIHWKDIYSISKIMFNEAHQKPKYLLTILEENHRLPKKNKIEFNTKIKHISYSEQKILKYLYHDLTTKEIADLLHVSVYTINTHRQNLIKKLEVKSSHGLVRKAIELGLTTPIHHFT from the coding sequence ATGCTATCAGAGAAAATCAATATAATTTTCAATCATCTACTAGAACAGAATATTACTAGTCATACATTTGATTTATCAAAAGACAAACAAATTATTTTAAACTACATAAACAAATCTACATATAAAATTATACTTCATGACACTACTAAGTTTAATTTGATTATAGTTAATGACGCTTTAAAAACTTATTTAGATTTAGATAGTAATTTTTATCATAATAATAACTTAGTATCATTATATTTTAATATTATTCACATAAATAATTTTACAACATTAGGAGAAGTATTCAAACATATACATCAAAAATCTACTAATGTCTTGATAATGTATTTAACTATCAGTAAGGATAGAATACATTGGAAAGACATTTATAGTATTTCAAAAATTATGTTTAATGAAGCACATCAAAAACCAAAATATTTATTAACCATTTTAGAAGAAAACCATAGGCTTCCTAAAAAAAATAAGATTGAATTTAATACCAAAATAAAACATATTTCTTATTCAGAGCAAAAAATACTCAAGTATTTATACCATGATTTAACAACTAAAGAAATCGCAGATTTATTACATGTGTCAGTATATACGATTAATACACATCGTCAAAATTTAATCAAAAAATTAGAGGTTAAATCAAGTCATGGATTAGTTAGGAAAGCAATTGAATTAGGTTTGACAACACCTATACATCATTTCACATAA
- a CDS encoding uroporphyrinogen-III synthase, whose protein sequence is MQQICTLLNDANDAEISGIERKILNAFDGGCQIPLGIFTKQEDNQIHIWISYAKAWNEIPIRMHFKFNHTQEIDIKNIVDKIKQHTGKSVFISRNSIEDDYLENTLNAHHYSVQAQSLLQFNAVDFSTEKIKNLDWIFFSSKHAIDFFIQKIDQSILKNTKIAVLGLGTAAHLNKYQIQADFVGDGLGRTTAKLFENIIDNNVHVLFPCATQSLYQVQRHFTNKKINIENLAVYENAMIENVPKSDAAILVFTSPMNVRAYFSTHQIDATQKVISIGKTTSEVLSEFAVQHQVAYAPYNYCLVDEIMSL, encoded by the coding sequence ATGCAACAAATTTGCACATTATTGAATGATGCAAATGATGCAGAAATTTCTGGAATAGAACGTAAAATTTTAAACGCATTTGATGGTGGATGCCAGATTCCATTGGGTATTTTTACAAAACAAGAAGATAATCAAATTCATATTTGGATAAGCTATGCAAAAGCATGGAATGAAATTCCGATAAGAATGCATTTTAAATTTAATCATACACAAGAAATAGATATAAAAAATATAGTAGATAAGATTAAGCAACATACTGGAAAATCTGTATTTATTTCACGCAATAGTATTGAAGATGATTACCTTGAAAATACTTTAAATGCACATCATTATTCGGTGCAAGCACAATCGTTATTGCAATTCAATGCAGTAGATTTTTCAACTGAAAAAATAAAAAATTTAGATTGGATTTTCTTTTCTAGCAAACATGCTATTGATTTCTTTATTCAAAAAATAGACCAATCAATACTAAAAAATACAAAAATTGCAGTACTTGGTTTAGGTACAGCAGCACATTTGAATAAATATCAAATTCAAGCAGATTTTGTTGGCGATGGTTTGGGCAGAACTACAGCAAAACTGTTCGAAAATATAATTGACAATAATGTACATGTTTTATTTCCATGTGCAACTCAGTCATTGTACCAAGTACAAAGACACTTTACAAATAAAAAAATAAATATTGAAAATCTTGCAGTGTACGAAAATGCTATGATTGAAAATGTACCCAAATCAGACGCAGCAATTTTAGTATTTACAAGTCCAATGAATGTGAGAGCATATTTTTCTACACATCAAATAGATGCAACGCAAAAAGTAATTTCAATAGGCAAAACTACATCAGAAGTTTTGAGTGAATTTGCAGTGCAACATCAAGTAGCTTACGCACCATACAATTATTGTTTGGTAGATGAAATCATGAGTTTGTAG
- a CDS encoding GMC family oxidoreductase — protein sequence MIYDFIVVGSGSGGGSLAFFLHQAGAKVLLLEAGKFYRKNTFPRTEAETSAKLYWGGGIEFSKDGRMGFLRTRLVGGSSIVYQCLMDRFDDIALDDWKAESGVDWFNSNAMQKHYEQVEKELALHTFCAEEMRPNGKLFAAACDKLGYKWHFLRRGQSDCAPERENDCLACLGGCHRDSKQSSMVAFVQKAEKTGMAIQTEVEILKVEPNQDTCKIYGLQQGTRVKFEAKKVILAGGSFGTTKMMLQSGFKSKLPTLGKKFASHPQFMWFGFQKEKVDAHKGMFQSVASKDPNFRKEGFKLENVFAPPIATGMLFGQVGAAHQDALKRYRHMQCIEVAVRDENVGEIQIDNNGKLIVHKPLTNQDIARKNKGLDAIKKILVEAGAYEVYESNLYFGLHLMGGCVMGTDGAKSVVAPDFTVHGEKTLYIADSSIFPNAPGINPGLTIMTLGNKLASELVK from the coding sequence ATGATATACGATTTTATAGTAGTAGGTTCTGGAAGTGGCGGTGGTTCTTTAGCTTTCTTTTTGCACCAAGCAGGTGCAAAGGTTTTGCTATTAGAAGCAGGGAAATTTTATAGAAAAAATACATTTCCAAGAACAGAAGCAGAAACATCAGCAAAATTATATTGGGGTGGAGGAATTGAGTTTTCGAAAGATGGAAGAATGGGATTTCTACGCACAAGATTGGTTGGTGGTTCTTCAATTGTTTATCAATGTTTGATGGACAGATTTGATGATATTGCATTGGATGATTGGAAAGCAGAAAGTGGTGTAGATTGGTTTAATTCTAATGCTATGCAAAAACATTATGAGCAAGTTGAAAAAGAATTAGCTTTACATACATTTTGTGCTGAAGAAATGCGCCCAAACGGAAAACTATTTGCTGCAGCATGTGATAAATTAGGATACAAATGGCATTTCTTACGAAGAGGACAAAGTGATTGCGCACCTGAAAGAGAAAATGATTGTTTGGCATGTTTAGGTGGATGTCATCGAGATTCTAAGCAAAGTTCTATGGTAGCTTTTGTACAGAAAGCAGAAAAAACAGGAATGGCAATTCAAACAGAAGTAGAAATACTCAAAGTAGAACCTAATCAAGATACTTGTAAAATATATGGATTGCAGCAAGGAACTAGAGTGAAGTTTGAAGCAAAAAAAGTAATTCTGGCTGGTGGTTCATTTGGCACTACAAAAATGATGTTGCAATCTGGGTTTAAAAGTAAATTGCCTACACTAGGCAAAAAATTTGCATCACATCCGCAATTTATGTGGTTTGGTTTTCAAAAAGAAAAAGTAGATGCACACAAAGGTATGTTTCAGAGTGTTGCTTCAAAAGATCCAAATTTTAGGAAAGAAGGTTTTAAGTTGGAAAATGTATTTGCACCACCAATTGCAACAGGCATGTTGTTTGGACAAGTTGGTGCAGCACACCAAGATGCACTAAAAAGATATAGACATATGCAATGTATAGAAGTGGCTGTGCGTGATGAAAATGTTGGCGAAATACAAATAGACAATAATGGAAAATTGATTGTACATAAACCATTAACCAATCAAGATATTGCAAGAAAAAATAAAGGACTTGATGCCATAAAGAAAATATTGGTAGAAGCAGGTGCGTATGAAGTGTATGAGTCTAACTTATATTTTGGTTTGCATTTGATGGGTGGTTGTGTAATGGGAACAGATGGCGCAAAATCTGTTGTAGCACCAGATTTTACAGTACATGGAGAAAAAACATTATACATAGCAGATTCAAGTATTTTTCCAAATGCACCAGGCATTAATCCAGGATTAACTATCATGACATTGGGCAATAAATTAGCAAGCGAACTTGTAAAATAA